TACGACATATGATCCCTCTTCCGCCCCAAGATAGGGAACCTTCCAAGACCGAAGTGATTTGGCTGGCAGTTGACTACATCACagagctgacaaaaatgctggAAACCGCTGATAGATGGCAAGCTGAGCTGGAAAGGGTTGATGTGGACTCTCTTGATAGCTCGTCTCTTGATAGTCTTGACAGTTTAGAGGGCAGtccactttttaattttgaaggtgaggtttttttttttaggataaATGTCGAGTTAAAGGCAACTACGATAGACAAGGAACTGAAGTGCCAATGGTTCATGAGTAGGATCGGCCGTAAATGAAGGGGCGACAAACTTTTGTCAAAGAAAGTCTTTTGCTTGCTTCAACTGCTTTGTAATCTTGATGTAAACCCTCGGATGCCGGCTTAGGAAGTAATGGCTCATATCATAACTCGttaggaaaaacaatttttaaatattttactgcAAACTGGCCTTGTGAATTTCTCTTCCCAATCACCccgaaatgaaaaaaagttaccgatcTCAGGAGCAATGACGCTGAAGAATTTCCCAAAAtcataaacaattttatttatcGTTTCCACAGTGCGCTGCCTACGGGGTGCTTCTTGCTGTACGTAAAACTCATAATTGTTCATGGTGTACTACCGCGATAAATGAAAGAATCCCATAGTTCTTCAGTTGTTCAATCTAGTTCTTTCTATCTGATGAATGGAATTTCGTTGAGGACCGGTGCATTCTAGTTAACGGACTGCTCTTTTGCTGCCACAAATATTTGTCTTCGTCTTCTTTGAGAATGCGGTCGTGCGTGTCTCACCGATTTACGCTGTAAAAAGACGAAAAATCAATCAAAATCGTtttgtcaatcaatcaaaatttCTAATCTAATTTTGGTGGTTGGAAAAACCAACTAATCTAGCAGAAGAACACTTCTATCGTTGTCGGATGTTCAATGGTTTAATTGTCTACGACAACTATGATTGATTAAATGACAGAaaactttaatttctttcttttttttttacagaatgtgTCCCATTGTCTTTCTGAGCCGGACAAGAACGGACCCTATAATTAGAAATATCAAACACAACATTTGAAGAACTGAGGGAGAAACTTTGCCTCATAGCTTAGCTTCAGAGTAGAACAACATCTAATATGTTTATAACGACTAATGCAAATTTAATGCAGTTGTCATAAGTTAATTGTTAAGGTCATCAAATAAGTATGGACTTTTTGCATAGGTTAACAACGATATTCTCAAAATTACCTTGTGGGGCTTGCCCATGAAAATCGTCTCCGTCTATTTTTTACTTGATATTCAAGTGTGAACTACGTTCTAGGAAACGTCCATAAAAGACACATATCGCAATTTATTAGAGTACTTAAAGCAGTATGCAATTAAGTGTGTATGTACATACGTACGTTATAAGAATACAGACTATATAGACGTCTTCGACGATCAAAAAAGGAAGACGTAGGAGTAACCTAACCCTATTTGGAATTCATAAGAGAGGTTTAGCAAAAACGGGTGCAATTCATGGGTAAATAAATGTACGCTTAACAATTGTCAATAAAAGATATTGAAAGTTATTACACCACTTAGAGAATGCTGTCTTGGGTGTTGACTTTAATGACATGGCTTCTATAAGCCTCCAGTCAGGCATACTGTAATTTATTTGAACAAAGTGTAACTTGAAGTATTGCACATAACTGTTGTTTAATTTTCCTCTTTCTAAAATCCAATTTGAGTGAACAATCGGAGAACAAAAAGGGGCAAAAATACGGTCACACATTAcgtaatttttgtcttaaaaggAATGCAAGGTTATCCGAATACAATAACTGGAAGATAACTACTGAGTTATTAAACTTAACCCCACAACTGATAATGCCTCTGGGCAGGGAACAACGTTCGAGATATGTGTAATTATTTAACTAGTTTTTTTATTGCTGTAATGACGCAGTTAATTGAAAAGTTTCGAAAGCGTTTATTtgcattgggggggggggggggggttgtttttattattcttactGCGCAAAATCAATCACTGATTAAGAAATAGTTCGACAAAACTGGCCATAAATAACATGTTGATCAGATAACAGCGATATCTATCGCATCTCGAATTTTGTTATAAAATCAACGATCGATAACCCTTGTACTaacttgtgttgtttttttgttcaataTATTTGATTTGGGATTGATAACAATGCGAAGGGACATCCCACAGAGTCTCTGGGAGACTTATTTTCAGAGTGAATAAATCGGTTATATTGTAATGATCCATAAATAGCCTTTAAATTGACTTGCACTTTCTTGAAAATAGGTAGAACTTTATACTTTGTAATCATGTCTATCAatcaagtaataataataacgtgAGGTCTGAGAAGATTTCACTCTCGCTGTAGCTGGTCTACAACTGTATTCATAATTTTATGGCCTAGATTtttgatggtttttttttttttttttttttttaaatttgaaatgaaatgtttttaattcgaattgatttttcttagttaaattaacttctttctaaattttaaaaaaattattattagtataggtaatagcatgatttgtagtgatatttggcataaataccacgagtgatatttcgaaattgttataccttatttcacgagccgttaggcgagtgaaatttgagacaattttgaaatatcactcgtggtatttatgccaaatatcgtacaaatcatgctattatttgtttatactactgcccgcaaaaggtttgtaattttcacatgtaggtatttcaaattaagctgaaataccactgctctaagc
The sequence above is a segment of the Porites lutea chromosome 3, jaPorLute2.1, whole genome shotgun sequence genome. Coding sequences within it:
- the LOC140930332 gene encoding transcription factor ATOH7-like is translated as MDVAPVGKAVAQPKKKPRRRGPRLTGVSKQRRVANARERRRVEILNMNIQILRHMIPLPPQDREPSKTEVIWLAVDYITELTKMLETADRWQAELERVDVDSLDSSSLDSLDSLEGSPLFNFEECVPLSF